In the Selenomonadales bacterium genome, TTTCCGCTTGCCTACCCCAAGCGGGATGTCTGGCGGCTGCACTTTCATTATACTACGTTCTTTAACCAATAACAATTTCCTCCTAGTACAAAGATAACAACAAAAAAATTTAACTAAGGACACGACTCTGTGTTTCGCAACAGCCCTGCAGCGCGCTAGCTATTCTTGACAATCCCCGTCTCGCAAAATAAACTCTTCTTACAGAGACGAATAAGCATTATCATGTAGAGGTGGTGACGAAAGATGAAGTTCAACGTGATTCTTGATCGCGACGAAGATGGCGTATGGATTGTGCAGTGCCCATCTATTCCCGGGTGTGTCAGTCAGGGCAAGACGAAAGACGAAGCACTCACCAATATTCGAGAAGCAATTGCACTGTGTCTTGAAGTCCGATCAGAAAAAGGAATGCCACTCACCGTTGAGACGAGGCAGGTAGAGGTCATTGCCTAATGGCCTCACTTCCGGTTCTTAGCGGGGAAGAAGCTGTGCGTGTGTTTAAGGCCCTCGGGTGGGGCATTGCTCGGCAACGGGGTAGTCACATAATTATGACAAAAGAAGGAGAGATCGCCACCTTGTCAGTTCCAGATCACAAAGAACTGGCAAAGGGAACATTGCGCAAACTCCTTCGTGATGCTAATCTGACAGTCGACGAGTTTGTCGACGCGATATGAAAACTTTGTTTTTTCTTCTCTCTGTGCTCTCTGTGTCTGAACGCTAACTCGACTAGCACAGCTTCTTGGACATCTCGATCCAAGCACATGCCGGCGTAAAGCCATATTTCAAGTACAGACGGTAAGCCGCTCTGCTCTCTGCAGG is a window encoding:
- a CDS encoding type II toxin-antitoxin system HicB family antitoxin; this encodes MKFNVILDRDEDGVWIVQCPSIPGCVSQGKTKDEALTNIREAIALCLEVRSEKGMPLTVETRQVEVIA
- a CDS encoding type II toxin-antitoxin system HicA family toxin — its product is MASLPVLSGEEAVRVFKALGWGIARQRGSHIIMTKEGEIATLSVPDHKELAKGTLRKLLRDANLTVDEFVDAI